A DNA window from Loxodonta africana isolate mLoxAfr1 chromosome 7, mLoxAfr1.hap2, whole genome shotgun sequence contains the following coding sequences:
- the LOC100668118 gene encoding olfactory receptor 51I2-like produces the protein MLPFQSYVNFSFQPPAFLMIGIPGMEAFNGWISIPFFSMYTVALTGNCLILLAVRRTPSLHQPMYYFLSMLALTDVGLTLSTLPTTLAVLWFDRRLIGFNFCLVQMFFLHSFSVMESSVLLAMSFDRFVAISNPLHYAAVLTNNVIIRIGMAIVARATVSLFPVPFLLKRLNFCPGKILLSHSFCFHADVMKQACADITVNIFYGLYVVLSTVGVDSLLIIMSYTLILHTVMGLASPRERLRTFNTCVSHILAVLVFYIPVIGVSMIHRFGRQLPHIVHALVAYVYLVIPPVLNPIIYSVKSKPIKKAMLKVLRAKGQG, from the coding sequence ATGCTCCCATTCCAGTCCTATGTCAACTTCTCCTTCCAGCCACCTGCTTTCCTGATGATTGGCATCCCAGGAATGGAGGCCTTCAATGGCTGGATCTCCATCCCCTTCTTCTCCATGTACACAGTGGCCCTCACTGGAAACTGCCTGATCCTGCTTGCTGTGAGAAGAACCCCTAGCCTGCACCAGCCTATGTACTACTTCCTGTCCATGCTGGCCCTCACCGATGTGGGTCTCACCTTGTCCACACTGCCCACAACCCTGGCTGTGCTCTGGTTTGACCGTCGCCTTATAGGCTTCAACTTCTGCCTGGTCCAAATGttcttcctccactccttctCTGTGATGGAGTCCTCAGTGCTCCTGGCCATGTCCTTTGACCGCTTTGTAGCCATTTCCAACCCCTTGCACTATGCAGCTGTCCTCACAAATAATGTCATCATCAGAATTGGAATGGCCATTGTGGCTCGAGCCACTGTTTCCCTCTTCCCAGTGCCGTTCTTGCTTAAGCGGCTGAACTTCTGCCCTGGCAAGATCCTCCTGTCCCACTCCTTCTGTTTCCATGCAGATGTCATGAAACAAGCCTGTGCTGACATTACTGTCAATATCTTTTATGGCCTTTATGTAGTTCTGTCCACAGTAGGTGTAGACTCTTTGCTTATTATCATGTCCTACACACTTATTCTTCATACAGTGATGGGGCTAGCCTCTCCTAGAGAGCGTCTCCGGACCTTCAACACCTGTGTTTCTCATATATTAGCTGTTCTGGTTTTCTACATTCCAGTGATAGGCGTGTCCATGATCCACCGTTTTGGGAGGCAACTGCCCCACATAGTACATGCTCTTGTTGCCTATGTGTACCTGGTCATACCTCCTGTGCTCAATCCCATCATCTATAGTGTCAAATCTAAGCCCATCAAGAAGGCCATGCTCAAGGTGCTGAGGGCGAAGGGGCAAGGTTGA
- the LOC100671134 gene encoding olfactory receptor 51I2-like produces the protein MTDVLSVSFCLHRLNRSYPSGHLLCLPRMHASQTYVNLSFFQPPAFLMIGIPGMEAIHGWISIPFSSMYTVALTGNCLILLAVRRTPSLHQPMYYFLSMLALTDVGLALSTLPTTLAVLWFDHRLIGFNACLVQMSFLHSFSVVESSVLLAMSFDCFVAISNPLRYAVILTNNVIIRIGLAIVARATLSLFPVPFLLKHLNFCPSKVLLSHSFCFHPDVMRQACADITINILYGLYVILSTGGIDSLLIILSYSLILHTVLGLASPRERLRALNTCVSHILAVFVFFIPVITVSMIHRFGRHLSPIVHALVAYVYLVVPPVLNPIIYSVKSKPIREAMLRVLRGKSWS, from the coding sequence ATGACAGATGTCCTGTCAGTATCCTTCTGTCTGCACAGATTGAACAGATCATATCCTTCTGGACACCTTCTCTGCCTTCCAAGGATGCACGCTTCCCAAACCTATGTCAACCTCTCCTTCTTCCAGCCACCTGCTTTCCTGATGATTGGCATCCCAGGAATGGAGGCCATTCATGGCTGGATCTCCATCCCCTTCTCCTCCATGTACACAGTGGCCCTCACTGGAAACTGCCTGATCCTCCTGGCCGTGAGGAGGACACCCAGCCTGCACCAGCCTATGTACTACTTCCTGTCCATGCTGGCCCTCACTGATGTGGGCCTCGCCTTATCCACACTGCCCACCACCCTGGCTGTGCTCTGGTTTGACCATCGTCTTATTGGCTTCAATGCCTGCCTGGTCCAAATGTCCTTCCTCCACTCCTTCTCTGTGGTGGAGTCCTCAGTGCTCCTGGCCATGTCGTTTGACTGCTTTGTGGCCATCTCCAACCCTTTGCGCTATGCAGTTATCCTCACAAATAATGTCATCATCAGGATTGGGCTGGCCATTGTGGCCCGTGCTACTCTGTCTCTCTTCCCAGTGCCATTCCTGCTTAAACATCTGAACTTCTGCCCCAGCAAAGTCCTCCTATCCCATTCCTTCTGTTTCCACCCTGATGTGATGAGGCAGGCCTGTGCTGACATCACCATAAACATTCTTTATGGGCTCTATGTGATCCTTTCCACTGGGGGCATAGACTCCCTGCTCATCATTCTGTCCTATTCCCTCATCCTGCACACAGTCCTGGGGCTGGCATCTCCCCGGGAGCGACTGCGAGCCCTCAATACCTGTGTTTCTCACATTCTGGCTGTGTTCGTCTTCTTCATCCCAGTCATTACTGTGTCCATGATTCATCGCTTTGGGAGGCACCTCTCCCCCATTGTACATGCCCTGGTTGCCTATGTGTACCTGGTGGTGCCTCCTGTGCTCAACCCCATCATCTACAGTGTCAAATCCAAGCCCATCAGGGAGGCCATGCTCAGGGTGCTGAGGGGGAAAAGCTGGAGCTGA
- the LOC100667827 gene encoding olfactory receptor 51I2-like, which produces MHPSQSYENISFFQPPAFLMIGIPGMETIHGWISIPFSSMYAVALTGNCLILLAVRRTPSLHQPMYYFLSMLALTDVGLALSTLPTTLAVLWFDQRLIGFSACLVQMFFLHSFSVVESSVLLAMSFDCFVAISNPLRYVAVLTNNVIIRIGLAIVARATLCLFPVPFLIKRLNFCPRKILLSHSFCFYPDVMRRACEDITINIHYGLYVVVSTGGIDSLFIFLSYTLILCTALGLASPQEQLRALNTCVSHIRAVFVFFIPGITTSMIHRFGKHLPHTVRALVAYVYLVVPPVLNPIIYSIKSKPIREAMLRMLRQKG; this is translated from the coding sequence ATGCACCCCTCACAGTCCTATGAAAACATCTCCTTCTTCCAGCCACCTGCTTTCCTGATGATTGGCATCCCAGGAATGGAGACCATTCATGGCTGGATCTCCATCCCCTTCTCCTCCATGTATGCAGTGGCCCTCACTGGAAACTGCCTGATCCTCCTGGCCGTGAGGAGGACACCCAGCCTGCACCAGCCTATGTACTACTTCCTGTCCATGCTGGCCCTCACTGATGTGGGCCTCGCCTTATCCACACTGCCCACCACTCTGGCTGTGCTCTGGTTTGACCAACGTCTTATTGGCTTCAGTGCCTGCCTGGTCCAAATGttcttcctccactccttctCTGTGGTGGAGTCCTCAGTGCTCCTGGCCATGTCTTTTGATTGCTTTGTGGCTATCTCCAACCCCTTGCGTTATGTAGCTGTCCTCACAAATAATGTCATCATCAGGATTGGGCTGGCTATTGTGGCCCGTGCCACCTTGTGTCTCTTCCCTGTGCCATTTTTGATTAAACGTCTTAACTTCTGCCCTCGCAAGATCCTCTTATCCCACTCCTTCTGTTTCTACCCTGATGTTATGAGAAGAGCTTGTGAAGATATCACCATCAATATACACTATGGGCTCTATGTGGTTGTGTCCACTGGGGGCATAGACTCCCTATTCATTTTCCTGTCCTATACCCTCATCCTGTGCACAGCCCTGGGGCTGGCATCTCCCCAGGAGCAACTGCGGGCTCTCAATACCTGTGTCTCCCACATCCGGGCTGTGTTTGTCTTCTTTATTCCAGGTATCACCACGTCCATGATTCACCGCTTTGGGAAGCATTTGCCTCACACAGTACGTGCTCTTGTTGCCTATGTATACTTGGTTGTGCCCCCTGTGCTCAACCCCATCATCTATAGTATTAAATCCAAGCCCATCAGAGAAGCCATGCTCAGGATGCTAAGGCAGAAAGGCTAA